The segment TTGCATTCTATCTTTATCAAATTCTGTTCTGCGATATTTGAGAATCATCGTCAATACCTCGGTGTAGGTCGGGGTAATCCTTTGTCCCACCGTCTGGGTCTATTTCCAATTAGCTAATTAGGAATTCTCTAAGAATTCTTAGATGTACTAGTACTAGTAAGTGCATCTTTGATGCCACCATCGATTCTCCCGAGAGGTCACAATTACCACGAACAAACGTATTAATGACGAGGAACACATTTTTACTATTCTACTAATTGCTTTGCTATTTTGCCGAAGCTTGGTTGAGGAAGAATTACGGGGCATAAatcgattttttttcattcattcgAATCGCAGTGGCATTCAAGTTCAAATATAGgtaaaattaaactaataatcTCAGGAGAGATtttataaattgattaaatttaatcaattttacaATGGAATACTATATGAAGAAAGCTTGGCCGTCAACACTAACCAAACACGACACCAAGGTCGAAGGATCCAACGTAAAAAAAGAACACTAATGTTATACAGCACAAGCCGGCGGGTTCTGCACGCCAGAAGTTGTGATCTTTGCATTTAAACATGAAGAAACAGTGGTCGTATTCCTCAAGCTGGCCCCACCGTAAGACAAGTTTATGTCCCTAAGCTCCACCCCCTCGCATGGAAACAACTCGCTGCACTCCAACAACACTGCCACGTTCGTCGTCGACGTCCCGCGAATGTTCTTGAAGTGAATGTCGCTGATCTTCCATTTCGAAGCCTACATAGATTAGTTGTAGTTCTTAAATTCCccaatttagagaatgatcttggatttataaataaaaaataagaagttCAGACCAAAACCATGGAGAGAACATTTTTGTTGTGGTTACCTTGTTCTTCTTGGTGCCGTAGGTTTGATCAATGATTATGGGGTTTTTAACTTTATCCATCACAATGTTGTCGAAGGTTATTCTCGTGGCCGACCCCGTCACCATGCCCGCCCATGTCTTGATTCTGACACCATTGGTGGTGTTGAAAAGGGTGCAATTTTGCACCAAAATGTCCGACACACTCCTCTCTGTTTTATACTTGCCCAAGCTACCGACACTGATGCCATGTCCAGGGCCACAAGTGATATTGGTGACGGTGACTTTCTCACAACTATGGCCAATAGAGACACAATCGTCACCGGTGCCAATGACGCTGTTAGAGATGCTGATCAATGTTGAGGTGCTAAGGTGCATTCCATCGGTATTGGGGCTGTTTCCCGGAGCCATAATGTTCATGTTGGTTGCGGTGAAATTGTAGCATCTGAACACCGTCGTGTGAAAGCCCTTGCTGTTAATTGAAGTCAGCCCATCAACAATTGAATGGTTCACTTTCGAGAATTTAATCGActacacaaaaataaataaataaattaattaattaattaaatacaattaatttattattaaaataagaagTGATTGAATTATGCATAATTATAGTTACGTTTGGAAGAGCCTGGCACTTGTTGTTGGTCTTGCAGTCATTGTAGGGCCACGCGGCGGGGCCTTGGCCGTCAAAGACGCCGGAGCCGGTGAGTATGAAGCCGATTATGTCTTCGATGGAGATCCATTCAGTTGTAGAATATTGAGTAATATCGGTTGTGGCCTTCACAGTTCCCTGAATTTCGACGGTGATCGGCCTGCTTTGGCACGGACCGGCGAAAACCAACGGACCCACCAGAAATGTGCCTTCTGGGATTAAAAACGTCGCCGGACCGGACGTGTTCCGGCATGCTGCAATCCACGTCGTCATGAATGCCTGCCACGTGGAAAAtcaaatgtttaattttttttttctttccgaAATTAAAAGATTGAAGTTTATGATTCACCTGTGCATCATCGGTCTTTCCATTAGCTTTTGCTCCataatttttaacattaaaaactCCATCACCATTCCCATTCTGATCAACAGCCGCCTTCATGTCATCTGTTGCCACACTGCCGCCGGTGTTTGCCAGAGTTCCGATGCCGTCCATGCGATTCGCAGCGCCTGTAACGTCGTCCGGAATGGCAGCCAAATTTGCACAGCATTGCCAAGAAAATACACAGAGAAGGGTTTGAAAGAGTCTAAGATTTCTTGTGGTTGTCATGGTGCAATGTCTTAATTTGGAAGCACAAATGGTAAAcgagaatgttttgtttgattttgtgcCAATGATTGGAAGCTCTATTTATACATGTTTTATGGGAAAACTAAATTTAGAACATTGGAACAGAATTGATATGTTGTGGCGGCTGTTTTCTGCcttccatttaatttggtttGTAACCATAATTCAGTTACATCCACAGTTGAATCATCAGAAAAGCTattaaaacaacatattcatattcaatat is part of the Cucurbita pepo subsp. pepo cultivar mu-cu-16 chromosome LG12, ASM280686v2, whole genome shotgun sequence genome and harbors:
- the LOC111807474 gene encoding exopolygalacturonase clone GBGE184-like, with protein sequence MKAAVDQNGNGDGVFNVKNYGAKANGKTDDAQAFMTTWIAACRNTSGPATFLIPEGTFLVGPLVFAGPCQSRPITVEIQGTVKATTDITQYSTTEWISIEDIIGFILTGSGVFDGQGPAAWPYNDCKTNNKCQALPNSIKFSKVNHSIVDGLTSINSKGFHTTVFRCYNFTATNMNIMAPGNSPNTDGMHLSTSTLISISNSVIGTGDDCVSIGHSCEKVTVTNITCGPGHGISVGSLGKYKTERSVSDILVQNCTLFNTTNGVRIKTWAGMVTGSATRITFDNIVMDKVKNPIIIDQTYGTKKNKASKWKISDIHFKNIRGTSTTNVAVLLECSELFPCEGVELRDINLSYGGASLRNTTTVSSCLNAKITTSGVQNPPACAV